Sequence from the Podarcis raffonei isolate rPodRaf1 chromosome 16, rPodRaf1.pri, whole genome shotgun sequence genome:
tcgccagaagcggcttagtcatgctggccacatgacccggaagctgtacaccggctccctcggccaataaagcgaaatgagttggccacgactggacctaatggtcaggggtccctttacctttaccttaagagataaataggtaccgctccggcgggaagggaaacggcatttccatgcgctgctctggttcaccagaagcggtttagtcatgctggccacatgacctggaagctgtctgcggacaaacgccagctccctcggcctatagagcaagatgagcacacaGCCCCAgaatcgtctgcaactggacctaatggtcaggggtacctttacctttacctttaagagtccCAGATATGTGAAGCTACTGTTGCTAGATGTAGCCGACGAAAAGAGCATTACATGCTTTGTGTTCTAAAGTGGttgaaatacaacataaaatacactgctctggttcagttTGCATCCTTGAGCATTCCCTCTTTTCTCTTTCAGGTGTTGGCAAGAGCAGTTTGCTGTTACGTTTTGCAGACAACACTTTTTCAGGTAAGCTGGGCCCAGAACAACTCCAGAGGAGCCTTCCATCCAAGGAGCTCCAGAATGCTTCTATTCACACTCAAGGAGAAGAGAAGGGGCTTGAAGGCAGGGAAGCCAGTGGCAAGTCACCCTTGCTCATCACCCTAGATCCTGGGGATAACAGGTCATgtggggcaaggatgcacccctTCATTTGCCCATATATACTCacagaactaataataataataaatatctcGACTTCTTAGCTGCTTGTTACTTGAAGGTCTCCAAGCGACTTGCAACACATTTCAAACATATATATGTAAAAGTCCTGAACGACATGATTTAAAGTCTTTTAGGGAGAAGGTTTCTGTTCAAAATAGTGGATGAGCTCAACACAATTTTCTTCTCCCTGTTACATGCTCTTGGGTTTGCAGTCTTTATTTCTGCAAATATAaagttttgttttcattcttcAGGGTTTGAAGCTTGAATGTTTTCTGGTGAGAAAACAGGGCCCTCCCTTTCATTGGCCGTTGAAGTTCTGTATGTACAGCTGAGCTTATTAGCTTGACTGCTTCTTGTTTGTGCTGCTTCCCTCAACAGGCAGCTACATCACCACAATTGGAGTAGACTTCAAAATCCGAACAGTTGAGATTAATGGAGAAAAGGTcaagctgcagatctgggataCTGCTGGACAGGAGCGCTTCCGGACCATCACGTCTACGTGAGTTTATTTCAGTAGGATTGTCAATTGACCTAAGGACTTGATTTCATCCTGTCTTTTAATAATTAGTTGCTTAAATAGGTTTGCCTATTATTAGCTAAGATGCCTTTACACAATACCAAAGGAAGTATATGAGAACTTGCCACCTAATAAACACATGGTACtatttaataacaacaataacagtaatatttatttttattgctactATTACCTAGCTTTTCTAccaagattgtcttccaaagcatttGACAGTTAAGATCCACAGAAAGGTATATTATAAGGGTATgaggattctgtgattctactccagaggtggctaacctgtggcctgtGAGATGTTGCTGTGCTGTGTGGTGGTTAGACCAAGGttagccaatgtgatgccctgCAGAttctttggactccaactcccatcatccttgaccattggtcctgctaggtGGGGCTGATGGTAGTTTGGAACTCAACAtcctctagagcagtgtttctcaacctgtgggtccccagatgttgttggactacaactcccataattcctagacagcatgaccagtggtcagagatgatgggagttgtagtccaacaacatctggggacccacaggttgagaaccgctgatctggAAGGTTGCCGGTTCCTTACCCCTCCCAACATGATCTAATGTTAAGAGTATAGGCTGGAATCACAGCTTGGTAGGAGGGTTGTCTTTCTGTTGGTCCCAGTTCCCTTTTGCACtggtaggaaaatgagaaaaaaatccTTTTTCTGTTCTTGAGGATGTCGTCGTAGCATTCTGGCAGGACTTGCTCACAAAAAGAAATGTGTGGCTAGCTGCAAATAGGCATATGCTTGAGAAGAGGAAGTGCCCTACAGAAGTAATTTGGATGACTTGAGTCCAGATTCTCTGTGTATTTTGAATGGGGATTATTTGCCTGCCAGCTTTTAGTCTTTAAAATCCTGTTGTCTGTTGTCTCAAGTGGGTTGTTTACTATAGAGCAAGGAAGGGTGTACTGCCACCTCATGACTTGAACTAGTTCAGTAGTCCTACCctccccccaaggaatcctgggaagtgtgtaAGGCAGATAAGGATCACTGACAGAAAATCCCCAGCATCttttgcaaactacagttcccaggattctttgaggtaaGCCATGGCAGTTAGTGGCAttataccaatacagtggtacctcgggttacttatgcttcaggttacatacgcttcaggttacacactccgctaacctagaaatagtgcttcatgttaaaaactttgcttcaggatgagaacagaaattgtgctccagcagtgcggtggcagcagaaggccccattagctaaagtggtgcttcaggttaagaacagtttcaggttaagtacggacctccggagcgaattaagtacttaacccgaggtaccactgaataagtTTGCAGTGTTGATAAGCCTTTAATTCGTAGTGTGTATACAAAACGATGGCTTTTCTTCAACCAAtgggtgctttaaaaaatattggcTGAAGGGCTTTGCACTGCCCAGAACACAGGAGGCGTGCTTGTTCACAGAACAGGAGCAAATCAGGGCAGGAAATCAGCTTTGCTTTATTAGGCTGATTCCATGTCTGCTGTTTTTTCAGGGCAGAGGAAGAGGTTAATGTTGGCTTGTTACTTAGATTATAAAATGAGATTTGCAGATGAAATTCGTTTTACATAAAGCGTATCTGCAGGGGAAATCAATTATTGTTCAAATACAAATATTTTGGAAATGAGACAAATGCATGTCTTAACTAGACGTTATACCTTGAGGTGCAATGGGGGTCTCCCCAATTTACATGAAAGCCTGTTTGGAAACTGCTATCTTGCATTTCTTTATTGCTGCAGGAAGTAATATGAACAGCAAGCTTTGAGCATGCTGCTTGAACTGGCCCCTGACTTCCTTCAAGTCCTGAGGCATATCCTCTGAGGGTTGTGCTGCGTGGGCCAGATTCATACAGGAAAATGTGTTGGGGGTAAAACAGCCAGGCACTGCGGAATATCTGGTAAATGGGCTGCAACATGTCTCACTCGTGCAGTGTCAGCAGAGCTCTTCCTGTGTGTGATTGtgtgagtgtgcatgtgtgtgcgcgtgcacgcGCAAACACACCACATTGTGACTTGGACTTAGGGCTCTTTTGGAATTGAACCAGTACCCTGTGTGGAATTCCCAGAAGAAGATGTTGGATGCAAACAAGAAAAGTTGCTGAATGCCTTTGCCCCTAATCCACTTGGTAAATAAAGGGCGAAGCCCAGGACTGGGTGTGTGCACTCAAGTTCCCCAGAATTGCACAGGGAAGCCATCCAGTGTGGTATTCAGTTCCCTCAGAATCTCAGCTTTTTGCATAAAGACCGGGTTGAGCAAGaggaaatctcagaagccagaggaaATGAACAAGACATTGCAGGATCAGAGGGTGGGGCTTCAGGGCTCTGTACGTCACTTGGCCCCTCCCAGTGACATGCAAGCTCAGCCAAAATAATGCACATGAGCAGAGTTCAGGTTGCAGCATTTAGTTGGTATTGTTCCAGGATTTGTGTGCACCCATGTATCTGTGTGTTGCACCCTGAAGAGGGACTGAAGGTTTGTGCGATACATTTGCTGATTTACAATTGTCTAGTTCTGTGTTTTGTTATTCTATTTGCTACAACAAAGAAACATAGTTGTCTGGTCCAGTTGATGTTCTTAAGACTGTATTGGGTAAATTCTACTGAAATGGAACCAAGGGAGTGTGCAGGGTGACTTCAGGTGACCAGTCCAGATGCTGTTTAATGCACAATAAGCTTATTAACATGTAAAAGCCGACTTCTATTCCTACCCTTGTCCCCCACTGTGCCACTTGCTTGGTGGTAAGGCTGCCTACAAGTTGCTCTTGCTTATACTACACCTTCTAATGTTCATGGCAGCAAATAAACAGGTCCCTGCCCAAAGGTGCTTACAACCCATCTTTTAGCACATCAGGTTGACTTACACACCAGTTGAGACTATTAGTTTATCTGGTAGTGGATTGTCTTCCtctagggtggggaacctttgaccctgcgAATGTTGTTGGGTTGCAATTCCTGTcagccctgactattggccatgctggctggggctgataggatatgtggttcagcattatctggagggctaaaggtttCCCcatcctggtctacactgactgacaggcaGATAATTTTTCCCCACCCGGACATGTTGGGGTTTgcaactgggaccttctgcgtgccaaGCCTTAATGTTGAACTGTGGTCCCTTCCCCACAAAATAGCAGCTGTGAATGCCACAATCATTCCACCAAAAAAGCTGCCCATCAAATCTTTCCATGGGCCTTGAATGTCTCAGTGCTGTTGAATTCCTATCATGCTCAGAAACTTCCTACCCAAGTATGGCTTGCTGGCCGGTAACATTACTGGTTCAGCCAACATCGTTCCTTCTGTGACATCTTTCTCTTatgctcatctctctttcctgAATTTCTAATCCATTTCAAGCTCATGGTGACAGCAGTTGTCCATGGCTCACAGAGTCTTCTCCATGGTAATCTGAGATTCTGAACCATCTCTGCCAACACTGCATCCCACAGAATCTTGCTTCCACTTCCTGCATCATGTGCTTCCCCCACAGTGCTGAAGCCCAGGCAGCCTATCATTGCCTGTTTGTGTGGTTCCCCTCTCCTCACTTCAAAGGCTCCAGTTTTTGCCCTTCTGTTTCTATCACAATTTCTATTTGCCCAGTCCAAGCAGTTAAGGGCAGCCCCAAGCCCTTCACAGCCATCTTGCTTGCTTCAGGGATACTGGTGTTTCTCTCTCCTTGCcgccacccccccccgccccaataagCAAGCATGTGAAGCATCAAATAGTGTCGCAGACACATGTCTTAACACACCTCTTTCTCTCCTCAGGTACTACAGAGGGACACACGGGGTTATTGTGGTTTATGATGTTACGAGCGCTGAGTCCTTTGTGAACGTCAAGCGGTGGTTGCATGAAATAAACCAGAATTGCGACGATGTGTGCCGGATATTAGGTAAGCTGCCTGGTTTGAGCAGCCTTTGAGTCATGTTACTGTGGCCAGCTGATGGCTGATTCATAGGACTGCACTTTCCCATGGTAGCTAAAGAATCCTAGTGGCAGATTGAGCTATGAACCAGCTTA
This genomic interval carries:
- the RAB35 gene encoding ras-related protein Rab-35 isoform X2 is translated as MARDYDHLFKLLIIGDSGVGKSSLLLRFADNTFSGSYITTIGVDFKIRTVEINGEKVKLQIWDTAGQERFRTITSTYYRGTHGVIVVYDVTSAESFVNVKRWLHEINQNCDDVCRILDVQLHHRVGSASQKRQPSKAAAAATERCGEANEEQ